The Clupea harengus unplaced genomic scaffold, Ch_v2.0.2, whole genome shotgun sequence region GTGGCTTTACTCCTGTTCAGGGTATTGAGGAGAGAATTGTAACCGTACCTCTGCACTCTGTGTTTTTGAAGTCAGACTTAGTTACAGGACAAGTGAAAGTGGGGCTTATGTCCAGTTTTCCCATTGAAGGTATTTCTCTCTTGCTCGGAAATGAAAAGGCTAAAGCAGAGGAAGACTCAGTGCAATCTAGCACTTTGTTGCAAAGCGACCGTGATCTTTCTGGCGGCAAGTCAGCGAGAGTTCATGTTTTGATGACTTGTCAGACACTTTTCTTATACCAGTCTTTAAGCAGGACTTGGGTAGTTTGCCGCTAGAAGTAGGTGAAtattcacatgtgtgtgatgatttgtttttgtctggagAACAGCTGAtcggagagagaggcagtgatcCTGAAATTGCAGAGGTGAGCAAAGAAGCTCTTCCTGATGACGAGATTGTCAAAGTGCCAGTGGGTTGTTACCAAAACGATGGGGTTTGGTTGCGAAAATGGCGTCCCCCTGATATCCCTGCCAGGAGAGTGATGCTGTTGAGCATCCTTTTGCTTATTTTGTTGGCCATGATTCGGGCTCTTCAGAAATATTATGTTTTTCTTTATAAAGGCCAGGAACAAATGgttgtgtatatactgtaatataatctgatgtaaaaaaaatgattgatgACCTGATAATTGATGGACTTGTCTGAAAATTTTGATCTATGGGATCCAAAATTTTCCCTTTTAAGGGGGAAGGTGTGacgtacaaacatttatattttatttctacctcattgtatctttgttttctttgattatatatgttattttgtcatgtgatcgATGGGTGTTGGTTGGGACACTGATTAAAACTTTTAGTTTGACGCATTAAGAGGTCAACGGGGTTCAAAAGAGGATATAGAATTCCCGGAAAGTGGGGTGACGGGCAGAGTGAGACGGTCGGTGTTTGGGCCAGATGCTTGGGAGAGACGCGAGACGGTCGGCGTTTGTAACACATGCCTGAGAGACGCGGAGACGCTCAACGTTTTGGGCCACAGGCCTTTGAGTCACGGAGCCTGCGGCGTTTCATTGACGCCGGTTTTTCCTTTCACATACGGACCGTCGGAGTTTTAAGGTGCGCTCATACAGACCGTgagagttttgtttttgttttgtttatgccaCGGTCCAACGGACAGAGTTCAGTGCCACACGGATTACAACGTGCTTTTCTTTGAATGGACATACTATCGCAAAACAGACGATCGAAATGGACACTGGACAATGGCACATTGGGTGGGCTGTATTAGTTTAGGTATACATGGAAAATTGTtgagattttgtttgttttgaaaatagaacTGCTGAAAAGATACATTTGAGTTGATCCGTTATTGTGCTGGCAACATACATAAGGAatatacataacacacaacacacacacacacacacacacacacacacacacacacacacacacacacacacacacacacacacacacacacacacacacacacacacctgctacaaTGTACATCATGTCCCCCTCGGAGCCCTCGACGATGATGTCATCCCCAGGGCCTCGGTCCATGGCCTCCAGAAGCTCGACCATCATGGAGATCTGCTCGTCGTCAAGGCGACTCAGGAAGTCATTCTTCTGGACCGCCCGCCGGATCTGCTCCGCCTCGCtgtcatggaaacacacacacacacacacacagagtcacttagattctacaggacacacacacacacacacacacacagagtcacttagattctacaggacacacacacacacagagtcccttagattctacaggacacacacacacacacacacacagagtcccttagattctacaggacacacacacacacacacacacacagcagagtcccTTAGAttctacaggacacacacacacacagagtcacttagattctacaggacacacacagccacacacacagagtcacttagattctacaggacacacacacacacacacagagtcacttagattctacagaacacacacacacacacacacacacactgcactgtctaagggggggggggggggggctcagccCAGTGGTGTACCTGGTGGTCTTTAGGACCTTGGGGATGTCCAGGTGTTCTGAGAGGGGTTCGGGTGCGATGACGGCGGCTCGGCTCTGACGCACCTCAGTTACGCTCTCAGAACTGTTCCTCTGAGAACTGCATTCTGGGACtgaacacaggaaacacacacacacacacacacacacacacacacacacacacctcagtgacGCTCTCAGTACTGTTTCGCTGAGAACGGCCTTCTGGGACTGAACACAGGAAACAGATCAGTCTCAatgcaacactcacacacacactctctctctcacacacacacacacacacactcacactctctctcacaaacacacacacacttacactctctcacacacactcacacagacactcacactcacacacacacacacacagacactcacactcacacacacactcacacacacacacacactcacacacactcacactatctcacacactcacactctctcacacacacacacacacactcacactcacacaaacacacactcacacacacactctctcacacacacacacaaattcagactcacacacactcacactcacactcacactcacactcacacaaacactcacacacactcgcactcgcactcacacacaaacacacacattcttacccAGGTCATCAAAGCGATTCTGGAGCTCCTGGAGTTCGTTCTCTTTCTTTTGAATTTGCCGTTCTAGAAGATCAAACAgataaaataaacacactcaaatcttaacacacatctaaacacacacacacacacactcacactcacacacactcacactcacactggaacacacatctaaacacacacacacacacacactcacactcacactggaacacacatctaaacacacacacacactcacattcacacacactcacactggaacacacatctaaacacacacacacacacacacacacacacacacacacaacacacacacacacacacacacactcacacacactcacactggaacacacatctaaacacacacacacacacacactcacactcacacacacacacactcacactggaacacacatctaaacacacacacacacacacactcacactggaacacacagctaaacacacacacactaacacacacacacacacacacacacacactggaacacacatctaaacacacactcatatctagacacacacacacacacacacacacactcacacacactcacactcacacacactcacacacacactctctctctcacacacacacacacacagacacacactcacacactcacacatacacacactcacactggaacacagatctaaacacacacacacacacacacactaacattcacaaacactcacactggaacacacatctaaacacacacacacacacacactcacattggaACACACagctgttagtgttagtgtgtgtgtgtgtgtgtgtgtgtgtgtgtgtgtgtatgccctgtgtgtgtgtgtgtgtgtgtgtgtgtgtgtgagtgtgtgtgtgtgtgtgtgtgtgtgtgtgtgtgtgtgtgtgtgtgtctgctggtctTACCCAGGTTCTGGTTCTCGGTCTGAAGCCTCTGGGTCAGctcacactgctgctgcagcttctGCCTTAACTCCTCCAGCTGGACTTCCATgtctgattacacacacacacacacacacacacacacacacacacacacgcacacacacacacacacacacacacacacacacacacacgcacacacacgcacacacacacacacgcacacacacacacacacacacacacacacacagacaaacacacacacacacacacacaccgaacacacacacacagacacacacacacaaacacacacacacactcacacacacagacacacacagacacacatacacacacagggcacacatacacaggtacacAAGAATAGAAGCGCTCAGTCCCAATCACAAAGGCCTTGGAGAGCAGCACAAGGAGAAAAAGAGTTATATCCATATATCaatcagagcgtgtgtgtgtatgaatgtgtgtgtgtgtgtgtgtgtgcgtgtgtgtgtgtacaggggcgTTGtacagtagtcaaggcgggaactcaccaaggtttgcaccagcagctgggtggcatacacacagtaacacactcactcactcactcactcactcactcactcactcactcactcactcacacacacacacacactcgtctagacacatacacacacacacacacacacacacacacacacacacacacacacacacacacacacacacacacacacacacacactcgtctaggcacactcacactcacgctaaTCGGGGTATTTATACAAACAAGGGCCACTGCTCTTTAATGGGCACGGATCTATCTATCCATAATGGCTCCAGTCTTAATGAGggcagctgtgtgtatgtgtgtgtgtgtgtgtgtgtgtgtgtgtgtgggtgtgtgtgtgggtgtgggtgtgggtgtgggtgtgtgtgtgtgtgtgtgtgtaggggtgtgtgttggtgtgtgtgtgtgggtgtgtgtgtgtgtgtgggtgtgtgtgtgtgtgtgtgtgtgtgtgtgtgtatgtaatgagGGTTTAATTACTGCTATTGATCTGAACCTGCTGAAACTGACTCTCAACAACAGCAACGACAGCCAATAAGGCTGgagtaggaacacacacacacacacacacacaaacacactgttacacacacacactcactcacacacacagactcacacacacacactctcactgtaaCACACTAaaactagtacacacacacacacgcacacagtggctcctcatcatccatggtggcaggcacacacacacacacacagaaattaacacacacagagaaatgaacacacacacacacacacacacacacacacacacacagaaatgaacacacacacactctcacacacaaactc contains the following coding sequences:
- the LOC122129465 gene encoding cGMP-dependent protein kinase 2-like, which translates into the protein MEVQLEELRQKLQQQCELTQRLQTENQNLERQIQKKENELQELQNRFDDLVPECSSQRNSSESVTEVRQSRAAVIAPEPLSEHLDIPKVLKTTSEAEQIRRAVQKNDFLSRLDDEQISMMVELLEAMDRGPGDDIIVEGSEGDMMYIVA